From the genome of Epinephelus lanceolatus isolate andai-2023 chromosome 23, ASM4190304v1, whole genome shotgun sequence, one region includes:
- the LOC117249178 gene encoding forkhead box protein M1 isoform X2: protein MTMRRSPRRPLILGRRKLPFQQNDPPAAEPQSQADASTLKEPPKSAASQSLPDGICIMDHPSMSDTQVVVIPKTADLQGVIRALTAKGKECGVQGPNKFILLGGNGGRDGGSSCQAAVDGDDASTAGQPVEAEAMFSSPDAKPLAGIKALNKELECGPLDDSLTDIQWLGRKNTCPIKPDPAKQTANKENQTPSQLQTLQPMSERPPFSYMAMIQFAINSRKTRRMTLKEIYMWIEDHFPYFREVAKPGWKNSIRHNLSLNDMFIREMSADGKTSFWTIRPEANRCLTLDQVYKPGCDPMTAPVPVPMLLLPNQTQRRIVPDARKTPTSSERRMKPLLPRTDSYLVPIQLPVASSVYLPSSSAPFPPSSSQQKQNTLRGAKRVRIAPKVTQSDAPAVVMYPQKNKDLKVEVKEEPICVPIKCETPKAPPKRQASSSRRKQRLVHSQHEEPILLCLDNTLFDSGVASDASTFQDARDTEPDEPEQEQQSPDRDYSFKTPIKSSSHLTSSTPSKPPSQVLPEPWKVTPVGKGSQNVLDFSPIRTPGGPAVTPRHDYTTFNFNSTPFKELPLFNSPRELLTSAPSRVTGLTDSPIEYHRGSCSSELLQAPTNCSVTEGLALDTMNDSLSKILVDISFTGLDGEDLGMANISWSEFISQFN from the exons ATGACCATGAGACGGAGCCCAAGGAGACCCCTgatcctcggaagaagaaagttGCCTTTCCAGCAAAATGATCCTCCAGCAGCCGAGCCGCAAAGCCAAGCTGATGCTTCAACCCTCAAAGAACCTCCAAAATCAGCTGCCAGTCAGAGCCTCCCTGATGGCATCTGCATTATGGATCACCCCTCCATGTCTGACACACAGGTGGTCGTCATCCCCAAAACGGCAGACCTTCAAGGTGTCATCAGGGCCCTCACGGCCAAAGGCAAGGAGTGTGGTGTCCAGGGGCCAAACAAGTTCATCCTTCTGGGTGGGAATGGTGGCCGGGATGGTGGATCTTCATGTCAGGCTGCTGTTGACGGGGATGACGCCTCCACAGCTGGACAGCCAGTGGAAGCAGAAGCTATGTTCAGCTCCCCAGATGCTAAACCTCTCGCTGGAATTAAAGCAT TGAATAAGGAGCTGGAGTGTGGCCCTTTAGATGACAGCCTCACTGATATTCAGTGGCTGGGCCGAAAGAACACATGTCCCATCAAACCAGATCCTGCCAAGCAGACCGccaacaaggagaaccaaaCACCCTCGCAGTTACAGACTCTTCAG CCCATGTCAGAGAGGCCACCATTCTCCTACATGGCCATGATCCAGTTTGCAATCAACAGCCGAAAGACCCGGAGGATGACCCTGAAAGAGATTTACATGTGGATCGAGGACCACTTTCCTTACTTCAGAGAGGTGGCCAAACCAGGATGGAAG AATTCCATCCGCCATAACCTCTCTCTAAATGACATGTTCATTCGTGAGATGTCAGCGGATGGGAAAACTTCTTTCTGGACAATCCGGCCTGAGGCCAACCGATGCCTCACTCTTGATCAGGTGTATAAG CCTGGTTGTGACCCAATGACCGCTCCTGTTCCTGTGCCAATGCTTTTATTACCCAACCAA ACTCAAAGGAGGATCGTTCCTGATGCAAGAAAGACGCCGACTAGTTCTG AGAGAAGGATGAAGCCTCTTCTCCCTCGAACCGATTCCTACTTGGTTCCCATCCAGCTCCCAGTGGCCTCCTCTGTCTACCTGCCGTCCTCGTCGGCCCCGTTTCCCCCGTCCAGCTCGCAGCAGAAACAGAACACTTTGCGAGGAGCCAAGAGAGTGCGGATAGCTCCTAAG GTGACACAAAGTGACGCCCCAGCTGTGGTAATGTATCCTCAGAAGAATAAAGACCTCAAGGTGGAGGTGAAGGAGGAGCCGATATGCGTCCCCATTAAATGCGAGACTCCCAAAGCCCCTCCAAAGAGACAAGCCAGCAGCTCCCGACGCAAACAGCGCCTGGTTCACTCTCAGCACGAGGAGCCCATCCTCCTGTGCCTTGACAATACTTTGTTTGACTCTGGCGTAGCCTCTGACGCCTCAACTTTCCAGGACGCGCGAGACACCGAGCCGGATGAGCCCGAGCAGGAGCAGCAAAGCCCCGATCGGGACTACTCCTTCAAGACCCCCATAAAAAGTAGCAGCCACCTGACCTCCTCCACACCTAGTAAGCCTCCCTCTCAGGTCTTACCCGAGCCGTGGAAAGTGACCCCTGTGGGCAAAGGGAGCCAAAACGTACTGGACTTCAGCCCCATCCGCACACCAGGCGGCCCCGCGGTCACACCGCGGCATGACTACACCACCTTCAACTTCAACAGCACTCCGTTTAAAGAGTTGCCTCTGTTTAACTCCCCCAGAGAGCTGCTCACGTCCGCTCCCTCCAGAGTGACCGGACTGACAGACTCTCCCATTGAGTaccacagaggcagctgctccAGCGAGCTCCTTCAGGCACCCACTAACTGCTCGGTCACAGAGGGCCTGGCCCTGGATACAATGAACGACAGCCTGAGTAAGATTCTCGTGGACATTAGCTTCACTGGTCTGGATGGTGAGGACTTGGGTATGGCCAATATCAGCTGGTCTGAGTTCATCTCTCAGTTTAACTAG
- the LOC117249178 gene encoding forkhead box protein M1 isoform X1 yields the protein MTMRRSPRRPLILGRRKLPFQQNDPPAAEPQSQADASTLKEPPKSAASQSLPDGICIMDHPSMSDTQVVVIPKTADLQGVIRALTAKGKECGVQGPNKFILLGGNGGRDGGSSCQAAVDGDDASTAGQPVEAEAMFSSPDAKPLAGIKALNKELECGPLDDSLTDIQWLGRKNTCPIKPDPAKQTANKENQTPSQLQTLQQPMSERPPFSYMAMIQFAINSRKTRRMTLKEIYMWIEDHFPYFREVAKPGWKNSIRHNLSLNDMFIREMSADGKTSFWTIRPEANRCLTLDQVYKPGCDPMTAPVPVPMLLLPNQTQRRIVPDARKTPTSSERRMKPLLPRTDSYLVPIQLPVASSVYLPSSSAPFPPSSSQQKQNTLRGAKRVRIAPKVTQSDAPAVVMYPQKNKDLKVEVKEEPICVPIKCETPKAPPKRQASSSRRKQRLVHSQHEEPILLCLDNTLFDSGVASDASTFQDARDTEPDEPEQEQQSPDRDYSFKTPIKSSSHLTSSTPSKPPSQVLPEPWKVTPVGKGSQNVLDFSPIRTPGGPAVTPRHDYTTFNFNSTPFKELPLFNSPRELLTSAPSRVTGLTDSPIEYHRGSCSSELLQAPTNCSVTEGLALDTMNDSLSKILVDISFTGLDGEDLGMANISWSEFISQFN from the exons ATGACCATGAGACGGAGCCCAAGGAGACCCCTgatcctcggaagaagaaagttGCCTTTCCAGCAAAATGATCCTCCAGCAGCCGAGCCGCAAAGCCAAGCTGATGCTTCAACCCTCAAAGAACCTCCAAAATCAGCTGCCAGTCAGAGCCTCCCTGATGGCATCTGCATTATGGATCACCCCTCCATGTCTGACACACAGGTGGTCGTCATCCCCAAAACGGCAGACCTTCAAGGTGTCATCAGGGCCCTCACGGCCAAAGGCAAGGAGTGTGGTGTCCAGGGGCCAAACAAGTTCATCCTTCTGGGTGGGAATGGTGGCCGGGATGGTGGATCTTCATGTCAGGCTGCTGTTGACGGGGATGACGCCTCCACAGCTGGACAGCCAGTGGAAGCAGAAGCTATGTTCAGCTCCCCAGATGCTAAACCTCTCGCTGGAATTAAAGCAT TGAATAAGGAGCTGGAGTGTGGCCCTTTAGATGACAGCCTCACTGATATTCAGTGGCTGGGCCGAAAGAACACATGTCCCATCAAACCAGATCCTGCCAAGCAGACCGccaacaaggagaaccaaaCACCCTCGCAGTTACAGACTCTTCAG CAGCCCATGTCAGAGAGGCCACCATTCTCCTACATGGCCATGATCCAGTTTGCAATCAACAGCCGAAAGACCCGGAGGATGACCCTGAAAGAGATTTACATGTGGATCGAGGACCACTTTCCTTACTTCAGAGAGGTGGCCAAACCAGGATGGAAG AATTCCATCCGCCATAACCTCTCTCTAAATGACATGTTCATTCGTGAGATGTCAGCGGATGGGAAAACTTCTTTCTGGACAATCCGGCCTGAGGCCAACCGATGCCTCACTCTTGATCAGGTGTATAAG CCTGGTTGTGACCCAATGACCGCTCCTGTTCCTGTGCCAATGCTTTTATTACCCAACCAA ACTCAAAGGAGGATCGTTCCTGATGCAAGAAAGACGCCGACTAGTTCTG AGAGAAGGATGAAGCCTCTTCTCCCTCGAACCGATTCCTACTTGGTTCCCATCCAGCTCCCAGTGGCCTCCTCTGTCTACCTGCCGTCCTCGTCGGCCCCGTTTCCCCCGTCCAGCTCGCAGCAGAAACAGAACACTTTGCGAGGAGCCAAGAGAGTGCGGATAGCTCCTAAG GTGACACAAAGTGACGCCCCAGCTGTGGTAATGTATCCTCAGAAGAATAAAGACCTCAAGGTGGAGGTGAAGGAGGAGCCGATATGCGTCCCCATTAAATGCGAGACTCCCAAAGCCCCTCCAAAGAGACAAGCCAGCAGCTCCCGACGCAAACAGCGCCTGGTTCACTCTCAGCACGAGGAGCCCATCCTCCTGTGCCTTGACAATACTTTGTTTGACTCTGGCGTAGCCTCTGACGCCTCAACTTTCCAGGACGCGCGAGACACCGAGCCGGATGAGCCCGAGCAGGAGCAGCAAAGCCCCGATCGGGACTACTCCTTCAAGACCCCCATAAAAAGTAGCAGCCACCTGACCTCCTCCACACCTAGTAAGCCTCCCTCTCAGGTCTTACCCGAGCCGTGGAAAGTGACCCCTGTGGGCAAAGGGAGCCAAAACGTACTGGACTTCAGCCCCATCCGCACACCAGGCGGCCCCGCGGTCACACCGCGGCATGACTACACCACCTTCAACTTCAACAGCACTCCGTTTAAAGAGTTGCCTCTGTTTAACTCCCCCAGAGAGCTGCTCACGTCCGCTCCCTCCAGAGTGACCGGACTGACAGACTCTCCCATTGAGTaccacagaggcagctgctccAGCGAGCTCCTTCAGGCACCCACTAACTGCTCGGTCACAGAGGGCCTGGCCCTGGATACAATGAACGACAGCCTGAGTAAGATTCTCGTGGACATTAGCTTCACTGGTCTGGATGGTGAGGACTTGGGTATGGCCAATATCAGCTGGTCTGAGTTCATCTCTCAGTTTAACTAG
- the LOC117249609 gene encoding cystine/glutamate transporter-like, which yields MCSHRDMDRTHVKTEEADKEKTEEDVVRLRREIGLLPAVCFIIGTVVGSGIFIAPKGVLMNSGSVGLSLLVWVLCGVLSMFGALCYAELGTSFKKSGADYAYLLETLGPLPAFLRLWVEFLFIRPAVASYMSLAFGRYVVEPFFEPCAAPTVLIKLVAILGATFVVAVNCWSVTTASRTQVTLTFIKMFALALIIIPGVIALAKGKTENFQNGFEVDLLTLDRLPLAFYNGLYAYAGWFYLNFVTEEVINPNRNIPLAITFSMVTVTVFYVLVNVAYYTMMTPAELLVSDAVAVTFANRALQGLASVIPFLVALSCLGALNGGFFGSARILFVGAREGHWPQVFSMIHIRRHTPMPAVLLLYPLVVVMSISGEIYQLINFVSFARWFFIALATLGLLIHRYRFPHHPRPFKVPLAIAVIFTVVSFFIVGLSLYSDPWNTGQSFALTLTGVPVYYVTVYRFRLPNRCRRIFNYCSKKLQILLEVVQQEVQTY from the exons ATGTGCAGCCACAGAGACATGGACAGGACACATGTGAAGACAGAGGAGGCTGACAAGGAGAAGACGGAAGAGGACGTGGTGCGCCTCCGGAGAGAGATTGGCCTGCTGCCTGCAGTGTGCTTCATCATTGGCACAGTGGTGGGCAGTGGGATCTTCATCGCACCCAAGGGAGTCCTGATGAACAGTGGCAGCGTGGGGCTCTCTCTGCTGGTGTGGGTGCTGTGTGGGGTCCTCTCCATGTTTG GGGCCCTTTGCTATGCTGAACTGGgcaccagttttaaaaaatcaggGGCTGACTACGCTTACTTACTGGAGACACTGGGGCCACTGCCTGCCTTTTTACGACTCTGGGTTGAGTTCTTATTCATCAG GCCTGCTGTTGCTTCCTACATGTCCCTGGCTTTTGGCCGTTATGTGGTGGAGCCATTCTTTGAACCCTGTGCTGCTCCGACAGTGCTAATCAAACTTGTTGCCATCCTGGGGGCAA cGTTTGTCGTGGCAGTCAACTGCTGGAGTGTGACCACGGCCTCTCGCACTCAGGTCACCTTGACTTTCATTAAGATGTTTGCTCTGGCCCTCATCATCATCCCTGGTGTCATCGCACTGGCTAAAG gAAAAACTGAGAATTTCCAGAATGGTTTTGAGGTTGACTTATTAACATTAGATAGATTGCCCCTGGCCTTCTATAATGGCCTATATGCCTATGCTGGATG GTTTTACTTGAACTTTGTCACAGAAGAGGTCATAAACCCAAACAG AAACATCCCGCTGGCAATAACCTTCTCCATGGTGACAGTGACAGTCTTTTATGTGCTTGTAAATGTGGCCTACTACACCATGATGACTCCGGCTGAGCTGCTGGTGTCTGATGCCGTGGCTGTG ACGTTTGCGAACCGTGCTCTTCAGGGATTGGCTTCTGTGATTCCCTTTCTAGTGGCCCTATCCTGCCTTGGAGCACTTAACGGTGGTTTCTTTGGGTCAGCCAG GATACTGTTTGTGGGAGCCAGAGAGGGCCACTGGCCTCAAGTCTTTTCCATGATTCACATCCGCAGACATACACCAATGCCTGCTGTGCTGTTACTG TACCCCTTAGTGGTTGTGATGTCAATCAGTGGAGAGATCTACCAGCTCATCAACTTCGTCTCCTTTGCTCGCTGGTTCTTCATCGCCTTGGCAACCTTGGGGCTGCTCATCCATCGATATCGCTTCCCCCACCACCCAAGACCTTTCAAG GTGCCCCTGGCCATCGCAGTCATCTTCACGGTGGTTAGCTTCTTCATCGTGGGCCTGTCTCTTTACTCTGACCCCTGGAACACTGGGCAAAGCTTCGCTCTCACTCTGACCGGGGTCCCAGTTTACTATGTAACCGTCTACCGCTTTCGCTTGCCCAATAGATGCAGACGCATCTTCA ACTACTGCAGCAAGAAACTGCAGATCCTTCTAGAAGTGGTTCAACAAGAAGTTCAGACGTACTGA
- the rhno1 gene encoding RAD9, HUS1, RAD1-interacting nuclear orphan protein 1: protein MPRKKASKIDKSPLQFVERPVCGARLQNVPEVRAALNPREFFTETQNGSALNSWVSPQFDSSVAAAPPVRRGRRRCLSATSILQSCTQLSRKTSVCKFPPLSFQTRSRDHSHQPKSIRTKKSTASTAVADAGNQPCQIRRTVSSAQCLDTPKRQTTTIRKRNVERFSDGVASTSRCLDQPETPYIQATEKCRTPADGVSTPASNEFITTEVSSVSPPPDVDTPKVIQEGSSCPSVSSLHLLQAQLCTPPCNEPPDILVADTPERDYGVKVTWRRRRGLMLLLKERGHLSDADALIHS from the exons ATGCCCCGTAAAAAAGCCTCAAAGATAGACAAGTCTCCCCTGCAGTTCGTGGAGCGGCCTGTGTGTGGAGCCAGACTCCAAAATGTGCCTGAAGTCCGAGCAGCTCTTAATCCCAGAGAGTttttcacagagacacagaacgGCTCAGCTCTTAATTCATGG GTGAGCCCACAGTTTGACAGTTCAGttgcagctgcacctccagtcaGACGAGGGAGGAGAAGATGCCTCTCTGCAACAAGCATCCTTCAAAGTTGCACTCAGCTGTCCAGGAAAACCAGTGTGTGCAAATTCCCCCCGTTATCGTTTCAGACAAGGTCAAGAGACCATTCTCATCAACCAAAGAGTATACGCACAAAGAAATCTACAGCGTCTACTGCTGTGGCTGATGCTGGAAATCAACCATGCCAAATCAGAAGGACAGTTTCAAGTGCGCAGTGCTTAGACACACCAAAGAGACAGACGACTACAATCAGGAAACGCAATGTGGAGAGATTTTCTGACGGTGTTGCATCCACCAGCAGATGCTTGGACCAGCCTGAAACTCCATATATTCAAGCGACGGAGAAATGCAGAACTCCAGCAGATGGTGTTTCAACACCTGCTTCAAATGAGTTCATCACCACTGAGGTCAGCTCTGTCAGTCCGCCACCTGATGTAGACACTCCAAAAGTAATTCAAGAGGGGAGTAGCTGTCCCTCCGTCAGCTCTCTACACTTGCTACAAGCTCAACTGTGCACACCACCATGTAATGAGCCACCTGACATTTTAGTGGCTGACACGCCAGAGAGGGATTATGGGGTGAAGGtgacatggaggaggaggaggggtttGATGTTGTTGTTAAAAGAGAGGGGCCACCTCTCTGATGCAGATGCGCTAATTCACAGCTGA